In Candidatus Eisenbacteria bacterium, the genomic stretch GGAGCATTCCGAAGCGTCAGAGGGGCGAGAAGCCCCTATGAAAGTGTCGTGTCCCGGGGCAAAGACATAGACAAGGAACTTCCGGGACACGACATTAGCAGGTCGCGGTGCAATGGATTGGCAACCCGGGCGGCCATCGAGGTGTTGACTATCCATCAGAATGAGATAAGATTCACGATGAAACGCGGCTTTTTCATCCCATTGTTTGGTGCTCTGACTGGAGGCCAGGCCGGTTCTGCGTGGAGACATAATATGACACAAGGCAGGGAGATGCTCCTGGGTAATGGTGTGGTGCTCACGCTTGGAGATGACAACCGGGTCATTCAGGATGGAGCAGTCTATGTGGGCAACGGCACAGTTGCAGACATCGGCAAGACCAAGGAACTGAAGAAAAAGCATGCGAACGCTGAATACCTCAATGCAGGCGGGAGGGTCATAATGCCCGGCTTCATCTGCGCCCACCACCATCTTTACAGCACATTTGCCTGCGGCATCTCCACCGAGCCGTCAGAGAACTTCGTGGAGATTCTCGAACACCTCTGGTGGAAGCTTGACCGCGCCCTCGTACCGGAAGACGTTACCTACTCCGCGCTCATCCCGCTTGCCCGCTGCATCCGCTCCGGAACGACCACAATCATAGACCATCATGCAAGCCCGGGCTTCATCCGCGGCAGTCTCGATCGCATTGCTGATGCGGTTCTTGAGTCAGGTATTCGCGCTTCTCTCTGCTATGAGGTGACTGACCGTAATGGAGAGAAAGGCGCGCGTGAGGGAATCGATGAGAATGCTGCGTTCCTCCGACGAGTGAAAAGCGACAAGAGCGGCCGTCTCCACGGGTTGGTTGGGATTCACGCGAGCATGACTGTCGGACCGAAAACACTCGGCGCTTGCGTTAGCACGGCTGCTAAGTTTGGCGAAGGCATCCACATCCATGTGGCTGAGGACAAGGCGGATCAGGAGCACTGCGAGCACGAGTATGGCCTTCGGGTTGTGGAACGGCTGAAGTCTGCCGGTGCACTCGGATCGCGGACTCTCGCCGTCCACTGTATCCACGTTTCGGATGGCGAGATCGATATCCTGCACGAGACTGACACGATTGTTATTCACAATTCACAGTCGAATATGAACAATGCCGTCGGCGCGGCGCGAATAATCGACATGAAGAAGCGTGGCGTGACGGTTGCGCTCGGTACAGACGGCATGACCTCTAACATGTGCGAAGAGGTGCGGGCAGCTCTCTGGCTGCAGCACCACGAACACCGCGATCCGCGT encodes the following:
- the ssnA gene encoding putative aminohydrolase SsnA — its product is GAFRSVRGARSPYESVVSRGKDIDKELPGHDISRSRCNGLATRAAIEVLTIHQNEIRFTMKRGFFIPLFGALTGGQAGSAWRHNMTQGREMLLGNGVVLTLGDDNRVIQDGAVYVGNGTVADIGKTKELKKKHANAEYLNAGGRVIMPGFICAHHHLYSTFACGISTEPSENFVEILEHLWWKLDRALVPEDVTYSALIPLARCIRSGTTTIIDHHASPGFIRGSLDRIADAVLESGIRASLCYEVTDRNGEKGAREGIDENAAFLRRVKSDKSGRLHGLVGIHASMTVGPKTLGACVSTAAKFGEGIHIHVAEDKADQEHCEHEYGLRVVERLKSAGALGSRTLAVHCIHVSDGEIDILHETDTIVIHNSQSNMNNAVGAARIIDMKKRGVTVALGTDGMTSNMCEEVRAALWLQHHEHRDPRVGFVEVAEMLIKTNARVASRFFAKALGCIAIGAPADMIISDHIPFTPIRPDNVLGHIMFGVAAAPVDTTIVDGKILMRHGELKTIDWENVSRQAAKVSPATWKRFAGLR